From Solwaraspora sp. WMMD1047, the proteins below share one genomic window:
- the ybeY gene encoding rRNA maturation RNase YbeY — protein MSIEIANESGTDVDTDAVLAVARHALDEMGVNPLAELSVLLVDIDYMTELNHRWMGGDGPTDVLAFPMDEGSVDHGPGEVSGAEPALLGDIVLCPEVAAKQAAAAGHSAADELHLLTVHGVLHLLGYDHAEPEEEREMFALQARLLSSWRTARAG, from the coding sequence TTGTCCATCGAGATCGCCAACGAGTCCGGCACCGACGTCGACACCGACGCGGTGCTGGCCGTGGCCCGCCACGCGCTGGACGAGATGGGGGTCAACCCGCTCGCCGAGCTGTCGGTCCTGCTTGTCGACATCGACTACATGACCGAGCTGAACCACCGGTGGATGGGCGGCGACGGCCCCACCGACGTGCTCGCCTTCCCGATGGACGAGGGCAGCGTCGACCACGGACCCGGCGAGGTCAGCGGGGCCGAACCGGCGCTGCTCGGCGACATCGTGCTCTGCCCCGAGGTGGCCGCCAAACAGGCCGCCGCGGCCGGTCACTCGGCCGCCGACGAGCTGCACCTGCTCACCGTGCACGGGGTGCTGCACCTGCTCGGCTACGACCACGCGGAGCCCGAGGAGGAGCGGGAGATGTTCGCGCTCCAGGCCCGGCTGCTGTCGAGCTGGCGGACAGCGCGGGCCGGCTGA
- the ileS gene encoding isoleucine--tRNA ligase, with the protein MSGSSPFSAVPARIDLPAMDHDILTFWQKKEIFRRSLAQTSGGPRWVFYEGPPTANGKPGVHHVEARAFKDVFPRFRTMKGYHVPRRGGWDCHGLPVEIAVERELGLSGKQDIERVGIAEFNDRCRQSVQRYVAEFEAMTARLGYWVDMSEPYWTMSPQYVESVWWALKQIYSKGLLAEDYRVAPYCPRCGTTLSDHEVAQGYETVTDPSVYVRMPVLGEVAGIGGVELLIWTTTPWTLVSNTAVAVHPDVDYAVARSAAGTFVVAERLVPAVLGEDAEILARVPGRTLDGLRYTRPFDFVEIPDAHLVVLAEYVTTEDGTGLVHQAPAFGADDLRVCRQYGLPVVNPVGPDGHFAAGVPLVGGMFFKDADEVLVAELERRGLLFRAQRYEHSYPHCWRCHTPLMYYAQLSWYIRTTRIRDALLRENENTTWYPETIKHGRFGDWLENNIDWALSRNRYWGTPLPLWRCEQGHLTCVESRAELSRLTGTDLSGLDPHRPYIDEIGFDCPDCGSAAVRVPEVIDAWFDSGAMPFAQLGYPHAEGSREEFGQAYPAQFICEAIDQTRGWFYTLMAIGTLVFDRSSYENVLCLGHIIAEDGRKMSKHLGNVLEPIPLMDKHGADALRWFMLCAGSPWSARRIGDGPIDEIVRRVLLTYWNTVSFFTLYAEAGGWAPDPATTVERSPLDRWLTAELHRLVSVVDAAMEDFDTATAGRAISQFVDDLSNWYVRLSRQRFWAGDPAALATLYETLEVLTRLLAPFTPFVTEHAWQVLVRPATPDAPESVHLASWPVADPSLVDEELRAGMATVRALVEAGRAGRKASGLRVRQPLARALVAVPGGRLPADELLGYLRDELNIREIAPLDAADTVIDVTVKPNFRGIGRRFGSRTQQVAKAVSAADPAAVADALHGGGSYPLELDGEPIEVGPDDVIVNRTPRTGWAVTSQRDLTVALDTTITPQLRRAGLVREAIRLVQDARKQAGLQITDRIRLGWQADGETAEALREGSAEIAEAVLAIEIGEGELPAVDATNGDDELGLRVWVSRVER; encoded by the coding sequence GTGTCAGGGTCGTCGCCGTTCAGTGCCGTACCGGCTCGGATCGACCTGCCGGCGATGGACCACGACATTCTCACCTTCTGGCAGAAGAAGGAGATCTTCCGGCGCAGCCTGGCCCAGACCAGCGGCGGCCCGCGCTGGGTCTTCTACGAGGGCCCGCCGACCGCCAACGGCAAGCCCGGCGTGCACCACGTCGAGGCCCGCGCCTTCAAGGACGTCTTCCCCCGGTTCCGCACCATGAAGGGCTACCACGTGCCGCGCCGGGGCGGCTGGGACTGCCACGGCCTGCCGGTCGAGATCGCCGTCGAACGCGAACTCGGCCTCTCCGGCAAGCAGGACATCGAGCGGGTCGGCATCGCCGAGTTCAACGACCGCTGCCGGCAGTCGGTGCAGCGCTACGTGGCCGAGTTCGAGGCGATGACGGCTCGGCTCGGTTATTGGGTGGACATGTCCGAGCCGTACTGGACCATGTCCCCGCAGTACGTCGAGAGTGTCTGGTGGGCGCTCAAGCAGATCTACAGCAAGGGACTGCTGGCCGAGGACTACCGGGTCGCGCCCTACTGCCCCCGCTGCGGCACCACGCTGTCGGACCACGAGGTGGCCCAGGGCTACGAGACGGTCACCGACCCGTCGGTCTACGTCCGGATGCCGGTGCTCGGCGAGGTCGCCGGCATCGGCGGCGTGGAGCTGCTGATCTGGACCACCACCCCGTGGACGCTGGTCTCCAACACCGCGGTGGCGGTGCACCCCGACGTCGACTACGCGGTGGCCCGCAGCGCCGCCGGCACCTTCGTGGTCGCCGAACGACTCGTCCCGGCGGTGCTCGGCGAGGACGCCGAGATCCTGGCCCGGGTGCCCGGCCGCACCCTGGACGGGCTGCGCTACACCCGCCCGTTCGACTTCGTGGAGATCCCCGACGCCCACCTGGTGGTGCTCGCCGAGTACGTCACCACCGAGGACGGCACCGGCCTGGTCCACCAGGCGCCCGCGTTCGGCGCCGACGACCTGCGGGTCTGCCGGCAGTACGGGCTGCCGGTGGTCAACCCGGTCGGCCCGGACGGGCACTTCGCGGCCGGCGTACCGCTGGTCGGTGGGATGTTCTTCAAGGACGCCGACGAGGTGCTGGTCGCCGAGCTGGAGCGGCGCGGGCTGCTGTTCCGGGCCCAGCGCTACGAGCACAGCTATCCGCACTGCTGGCGCTGCCACACCCCGCTGATGTACTACGCCCAGCTCTCCTGGTACATCCGCACCACCCGGATCCGGGACGCGCTGCTGCGCGAGAACGAGAACACCACCTGGTACCCGGAGACCATCAAGCACGGCCGGTTCGGCGACTGGCTGGAGAACAACATCGACTGGGCGCTGTCCCGCAACCGGTACTGGGGCACCCCGCTGCCGCTGTGGCGCTGCGAACAGGGGCACCTGACCTGTGTGGAGTCCCGGGCCGAGCTGAGCCGGCTGACCGGCACCGACCTGTCCGGACTGGACCCGCACCGCCCCTACATCGACGAGATCGGCTTCGACTGCCCCGACTGCGGCTCCGCCGCCGTGCGGGTGCCCGAGGTCATCGACGCCTGGTTCGACTCCGGCGCGATGCCGTTCGCGCAGCTCGGCTACCCGCACGCCGAGGGCAGCCGGGAGGAGTTCGGGCAGGCGTACCCGGCGCAGTTCATCTGCGAGGCGATCGACCAGACCCGGGGCTGGTTCTACACCCTGATGGCGATCGGCACCCTGGTCTTCGACCGTTCCTCGTACGAGAACGTGCTCTGCCTCGGGCACATCATCGCCGAGGACGGCCGCAAGATGAGCAAGCATCTCGGCAACGTCCTGGAGCCGATCCCGCTGATGGACAAGCACGGCGCCGACGCTCTGCGCTGGTTCATGCTCTGCGCTGGCTCGCCGTGGTCGGCCCGGCGGATCGGCGACGGCCCGATCGACGAGATCGTCCGCCGGGTGCTGCTGACCTACTGGAACACCGTCTCCTTCTTCACCCTGTACGCCGAGGCCGGCGGCTGGGCCCCCGACCCGGCCACGACCGTCGAACGCTCCCCGCTGGACCGGTGGCTCACCGCCGAACTGCACCGGCTGGTGTCGGTGGTCGACGCGGCGATGGAGGACTTCGACACCGCCACCGCCGGCCGGGCGATCAGCCAGTTCGTCGACGACCTCTCCAACTGGTACGTGCGGCTGTCCCGGCAGCGGTTCTGGGCCGGCGACCCGGCCGCGCTGGCCACCCTCTACGAGACGCTCGAGGTGCTGACCCGGCTGCTGGCGCCGTTCACCCCGTTCGTCACCGAGCACGCCTGGCAGGTGCTGGTCCGGCCCGCCACCCCGGACGCGCCCGAGTCGGTGCACCTGGCGAGCTGGCCGGTCGCCGACCCGTCGCTCGTCGACGAGGAGCTGCGGGCCGGGATGGCCACCGTGCGCGCCCTGGTGGAGGCCGGCCGGGCCGGCCGCAAGGCCAGCGGGCTGCGGGTCCGCCAGCCGCTGGCCCGCGCCCTGGTGGCGGTGCCGGGGGGCCGGCTGCCCGCCGACGAGCTGCTCGGCTATCTGCGCGACGAGCTGAACATCCGCGAGATCGCCCCGCTGGACGCGGCCGACACCGTCATCGACGTGACGGTCAAGCCCAACTTCCGGGGCATCGGCCGGCGGTTCGGCTCCCGGACCCAGCAGGTCGCCAAGGCGGTGAGCGCAGCCGACCCGGCCGCCGTCGCCGACGCGCTGCACGGCGGCGGCAGCTACCCGCTGGAGCTCGACGGCGAACCGATCGAGGTCGGCCCGGACGACGTGATCGTCAACCGGACCCCCCGGACCGGTTGGGCGGTCACCAGCCAGCGCGACCTGACCGTCGCGCTGGACACCACGATCACCCCGCAGCTGCGCCGCGCCGGCCTGGTCCGGGAGGCGATCCGGCTGGTCCAGGACGCCCGCAAGCAGGCCGGCCTGCAGATCACCGACCGGATCCGGCTCGGCTGGCAGGCCGACGGCGAGACCGCCGAGGCGCTCCGCGAGGGGAGTGCGGAGATCGCCGAGGCGGTGCTCGCCATCGAGATCGGCGAGGGCGAACTGCCGGCCGTCGACGCCACCAACGGCGACGACGAGCTGGGGCTGCGGGTCTGGGTCAGCCGAGTCGAGCGGTGA
- a CDS encoding glycoside hydrolase family 3 C-terminal domain-containing protein encodes MTTVDTARDAAASEAAIEAAVRALDLPTKVRLLTGQDWWTLPAIPQIGLGSLVMSDGPIGVRGTGWAPDDPSVALPSPTALAATWDPDLARTAGRLLGQECRRKGVHVLLAPTVNLHRSPLGGRHFECYSEDPLLTGEIGVGYVTGVQEQGVGTTVKHFVANDSETDRMTVDVRVSERALRELYLAPFERIVRAGAWGVMAAYNGVNGSTMTEHRALQRDLLKTGWGFDGMIVSDWTAARSTEATATGGLDVVMPALGDPWGAALVAAVRAGTVDEAEIDDKVRRVLRLAARVGILDGVPPAVAPDDRPAPLDGAAVAREVAVRSFVLARNNLAAGRSDQAAAGSAAGAAGSDAGGGSDGGLLPLDAGSLRRVAVLGALATDARIQGGGSAQVFPPHVISPLAGITAALPQAEVSYAIGADPRPKVPAATGLQWTPITAVLRAAGGRELYRAELDRATVRWMGTPPAGVDPAEVDTIELAATCTPMTSGEHVLTINGFGMFTLRVAGADIFEGLIIDEDADRATVFLSPLERRFPVPMTAGEPVEVRLTQKVPEGMAGFVSFTLGHAAPTGTPDELLAEAVALAADAEVAVVVVGTTEEVESEGFDRASLALPGRQDELVSRVAAANPRTVVVVNSGSPVLMPWADEVAAILLTWFPGQQAGAALADVLLGVAEPGGRLPTTWPRAADDCPALAVTPTDGVLDYREGVFVGYRGWRAEPLFPFGHGRGYTDWEYTSLRVDQTTDEPAAVVGLRNTGARPGREVVQVYVGPVEPDPERPERWLAGFATVTAAPGEEVTARVPLPHRATRTWVDGDWRDAPTDYRVEAAHSLADRRLAVTARLG; translated from the coding sequence ATGACGACGGTCGACACGGCGCGGGACGCGGCGGCCAGCGAGGCGGCGATCGAGGCGGCGGTGCGTGCCCTGGACCTGCCGACCAAGGTGCGGCTGCTGACCGGCCAGGACTGGTGGACCCTGCCGGCGATCCCGCAGATCGGGCTCGGCTCGCTGGTGATGTCCGACGGCCCGATCGGCGTACGCGGCACCGGGTGGGCGCCCGACGACCCGTCCGTGGCGCTGCCCAGCCCGACCGCGCTCGCCGCCACCTGGGACCCCGACCTGGCCCGCACCGCCGGCCGGCTGCTCGGCCAGGAGTGCCGGCGCAAGGGCGTACACGTGCTGCTCGCCCCCACCGTCAACCTGCACCGCAGCCCGCTCGGCGGCCGGCACTTCGAGTGCTACTCCGAGGACCCGCTGCTCACCGGGGAGATCGGCGTCGGCTACGTGACCGGCGTGCAGGAGCAGGGCGTCGGCACCACCGTCAAGCACTTCGTCGCCAACGACTCCGAGACCGACCGGATGACCGTCGACGTGCGGGTCTCCGAACGGGCGCTGCGGGAGCTGTACCTCGCCCCGTTCGAGCGGATCGTCCGTGCCGGCGCGTGGGGGGTGATGGCCGCCTACAACGGGGTCAACGGCTCGACCATGACCGAGCACCGGGCCCTGCAGCGTGACCTGCTCAAGACCGGGTGGGGCTTCGACGGGATGATCGTGTCGGACTGGACGGCGGCCCGGTCCACCGAGGCGACCGCCACCGGCGGGCTGGACGTGGTGATGCCGGCCCTCGGCGACCCGTGGGGCGCCGCGCTGGTCGCGGCCGTGCGCGCCGGCACGGTCGACGAGGCCGAGATCGACGACAAGGTACGCCGGGTGCTGCGGCTGGCCGCCCGGGTCGGGATCCTCGACGGCGTACCCCCGGCGGTGGCGCCGGACGACCGGCCGGCGCCGCTGGACGGCGCCGCCGTGGCCCGCGAGGTCGCGGTCCGCTCCTTCGTGCTGGCCCGCAACAACCTCGCGGCCGGAAGGTCCGACCAGGCCGCCGCCGGCAGTGCCGCCGGCGCCGCCGGTAGTGACGCCGGGGGCGGCAGCGACGGCGGACTGCTGCCGCTGGACGCCGGCTCGCTGCGGCGGGTGGCGGTGCTCGGCGCACTCGCCACCGACGCGCGGATCCAGGGCGGCGGCAGCGCCCAGGTCTTCCCGCCGCACGTCATCTCCCCGCTGGCCGGCATCACCGCGGCGCTGCCTCAGGCCGAGGTCAGTTACGCGATCGGCGCCGACCCCCGGCCCAAGGTGCCGGCCGCCACCGGCCTGCAGTGGACGCCGATCACCGCCGTGCTGCGCGCCGCCGGCGGGCGGGAGCTGTACCGGGCCGAACTGGACCGGGCCACCGTGCGCTGGATGGGCACCCCGCCGGCCGGCGTCGACCCCGCCGAGGTGGACACCATCGAGCTGGCCGCGACCTGTACGCCGATGACCAGCGGCGAACACGTGTTGACGATCAACGGATTCGGGATGTTCACCCTCCGGGTGGCCGGTGCCGACATCTTCGAAGGGCTGATCATCGACGAGGACGCCGACCGGGCCACCGTCTTCCTCTCCCCCCTCGAACGCCGGTTCCCGGTGCCGATGACCGCCGGCGAACCGGTCGAGGTGCGGCTCACCCAGAAGGTGCCGGAGGGGATGGCCGGCTTCGTCTCGTTCACCCTCGGGCACGCCGCCCCCACCGGTACGCCCGACGAGCTGCTCGCCGAGGCGGTGGCGTTGGCCGCCGACGCGGAGGTGGCGGTGGTCGTCGTCGGCACCACCGAGGAGGTCGAGTCGGAGGGCTTCGACCGCGCCAGCCTCGCCCTGCCCGGCCGGCAGGACGAGCTGGTCAGCCGGGTCGCGGCGGCCAACCCGCGGACCGTCGTGGTGGTGAACTCGGGCTCACCGGTGCTGATGCCGTGGGCCGACGAGGTGGCCGCGATCCTGCTCACCTGGTTCCCCGGCCAGCAGGCCGGCGCCGCCCTCGCGGACGTGCTGCTCGGGGTGGCCGAGCCGGGCGGCCGGCTCCCCACCACCTGGCCGCGCGCCGCCGACGACTGCCCGGCGCTGGCGGTCACCCCCACCGACGGCGTACTCGACTACCGGGAGGGCGTCTTCGTCGGCTACCGGGGCTGGCGGGCCGAGCCGCTCTTCCCGTTCGGCCACGGCCGGGGCTACACCGACTGGGAATACACCTCGCTGCGGGTCGACCAGACCACCGACGAGCCGGCCGCGGTGGTCGGGCTGCGCAACACCGGCGCGCGACCGGGCCGCGAGGTGGTCCAGGTGTACGTCGGCCCGGTCGAGCCGGACCCGGAGCGGCCGGAGCGCTGGCTGGCCGGGTTCGCGACGGTGACCGCGGCGCCGGGCGAGGAGGTCACCGCCCGGGTGCCGCTGCCGCACCGGGCCACCCGGACCTGGGTCGATGGTGACTGGCGGGACGCGCCGACCGACTACCGGGTGGAGGCCGCCCACAGTCTGGCCGACCGGCGCCTCGCGGTCACCGCTCGACTCGGCTGA
- a CDS encoding TetR/AcrR family transcriptional regulator, translating into MVAEDTKARIRAVAVELFTARGFEQTSLREVADRVGITKASLYYHYPSKQALLLALVHPLVDDLRRAVELIEARPHNPDSVRAALGQFLDIVLRHRAACAMFMRDTPAVLAAIEPIWQETIGLSTRLHAWIAGPDPTDVDRIRAIAASEVLGAALSSASVLPDVEPAVLRQTLVDCAGAVLGLPS; encoded by the coding sequence GTGGTGGCCGAGGACACCAAGGCCCGGATCAGGGCCGTCGCGGTGGAGCTCTTCACCGCCCGCGGGTTCGAACAGACCAGCCTCCGGGAGGTCGCCGACCGGGTCGGGATCACCAAGGCGTCGCTGTACTACCACTACCCGTCCAAGCAGGCGCTGCTGCTGGCCCTCGTGCACCCGCTCGTCGACGACCTGCGCCGGGCCGTGGAGCTGATCGAGGCGCGGCCGCACAACCCCGACTCGGTCCGCGCCGCGCTCGGCCAGTTTCTCGACATCGTGCTGCGGCACCGGGCCGCCTGCGCCATGTTCATGCGCGACACCCCGGCGGTGCTCGCCGCGATCGAGCCGATCTGGCAGGAGACCATCGGGCTCAGCACCCGCCTGCACGCCTGGATCGCCGGGCCGGACCCGACCGACGTGGACCGGATCCGGGCGATCGCCGCGTCCGAGGTGCTCGGCGCCGCCCTCTCCTCCGCGTCGGTCCTGCCCGACGTGGAACCCGCGGTGCTGCGCCAGACCCTGGTCGACTGCGCGGGAGCCGTGCTCGGCCTGCCGAGTTAA
- a CDS encoding histidine triad nucleotide-binding protein, which produces MTTDCLFCRIAAGEIPATVVRETDTTLAFRDIGPKAPVHILVIPKAHYADVATLAQDDPGLAGAVLATAAVVAETEGLLVDGFRLIFNTGEYGGQEVFHAHAHVLGGAPLGPMVAG; this is translated from the coding sequence ATGACCACCGACTGCCTGTTCTGCCGGATCGCCGCCGGCGAGATCCCCGCCACCGTCGTCCGCGAGACCGACACCACCCTGGCCTTCCGGGACATCGGGCCGAAGGCCCCGGTGCACATCCTGGTGATCCCGAAGGCGCACTACGCCGACGTGGCGACGCTGGCCCAGGACGACCCCGGCCTGGCCGGCGCGGTGCTGGCCACGGCCGCCGTGGTGGCCGAGACCGAGGGGCTACTGGTGGACGGCTTCCGGCTGATCTTCAACACCGGGGAGTACGGCGGCCAGGAGGTCTTCCACGCGCACGCCCACGTGCTCGGCGGCGCCCCGCTGGGACCGATGGTCGCCGGCTGA
- a CDS encoding PhoH family protein, giving the protein MTGTPPPGQARVQTRITVPDSKIMVNLLGAGDEILRLVERSINSDVHVRGNEITVTGAPADNALAERLFAELLELIAKGETLTTDAVRRTVGMLEQGSTERPAEVLTLNILSRRGRTIRPKTLGQKRYVDAIDGHTVVFGIGPAGTGKTYLAMAKAVQALQAKQVNRIILTRPAVEAGERLGFLPGTLYEKIDPYLRPLYDALHDMLDPESIPRLMQAGTIEVAPLAYMRGRTLNDAFIILDEAQNTTPEQMKMFLTRLGFGSKIVVTGDVTQVDLPGGTTSGLRVVRDILEGLQDVHFAQLGSADVVRHRLVGDIVDAYARWDAERESQAQSVHAVPGRSAHGGRAGRRR; this is encoded by the coding sequence ATGACCGGCACTCCACCTCCCGGCCAGGCCCGGGTGCAGACCAGGATCACGGTTCCTGACTCGAAGATCATGGTTAACCTGCTCGGCGCGGGCGACGAGATCCTGCGCCTCGTCGAACGCTCGATCAACAGTGACGTGCACGTCCGGGGCAACGAGATCACCGTGACCGGCGCACCCGCCGACAACGCCCTCGCCGAACGGCTCTTCGCCGAGCTGCTGGAGCTGATCGCCAAGGGCGAGACGCTCACCACCGACGCCGTCCGGCGCACCGTCGGCATGCTCGAACAGGGCTCCACCGAGCGCCCCGCCGAGGTGCTGACCCTCAACATCCTGTCCCGGCGCGGGCGGACCATCCGCCCCAAGACGCTGGGCCAGAAGCGCTACGTCGACGCCATCGACGGGCACACCGTCGTCTTCGGCATCGGCCCCGCCGGCACCGGCAAGACCTACCTGGCGATGGCGAAGGCCGTGCAGGCGCTGCAGGCCAAGCAGGTCAACCGGATCATCCTGACCCGGCCGGCGGTCGAGGCCGGGGAGCGGCTGGGCTTCCTGCCCGGCACGCTCTACGAGAAGATCGACCCCTACCTGCGGCCGCTCTACGACGCCCTGCACGACATGCTGGACCCGGAGTCGATCCCGCGCCTGATGCAGGCCGGCACCATCGAGGTGGCGCCGCTGGCCTACATGCGGGGCCGGACCCTCAACGACGCGTTCATCATCCTCGACGAGGCGCAGAACACCACGCCCGAACAGATGAAGATGTTCCTCACCCGACTCGGCTTCGGCTCCAAGATCGTCGTGACCGGTGACGTCACCCAGGTCGACCTGCCCGGCGGCACGACCAGCGGGCTGCGGGTCGTCCGGGACATCCTGGAAGGGCTCCAGGACGTGCACTTCGCCCAGCTCGGCAGCGCCGACGTGGTGCGCCACCGGCTGGTCGGCGACATCGTCGACGCGTACGCCCGCTGGGACGCCGAGCGGGAGTCCCAGGCGCAGAGCGTGCACGCCGTACCCGGACGTTCCGCGCACGGCGGCCGCGCCGGCCGGCGCCGCTAG
- a CDS encoding serine hydrolase domain-containing protein, translating into MRRVQSQARVPAVSAALHRADRPLWTCAVGGTGGPAPLGPDTAFRIGSVTKTFTAVLVLQCRDDGLLDLDDPIGRHLDLPAHGELTVRRLLSHTAGLQREPYGDVWDTLRTPELDRLVAELARAERVLPAARRYHYSNLGMALLGQAVARLRGGSWAEVLAEKILDPLGLTATSTTPGPAAATGYLVDAYSDHARPEPNLDLAAVAPAAQLWSTAPEMARWAAFLADPATVDPAGAVLAPATLDEMRWPLTVTDETVWAAGFGLGLLLLPQRGADHAAGPGAADRVLHVGHDGAMPGFLAGVYGRRGGAGTPAAMGCAVLGSAGTAGALLDLVHDLLATAAAEDPAEIAVWRPGPPAPDRYRGMLGRWWGEGFEYVFSWHDGALQARGADDPPGKPPAVFEPLPGDPDTLRTVAGRETGELLRLTRDGTGTVVRMHWATYRFTRRQETFDGFDFRAADGPDTPARR; encoded by the coding sequence GTGCGGCGGGTGCAGTCGCAGGCCCGGGTGCCGGCCGTGTCGGCGGCCCTGCACCGGGCGGACCGGCCGCTGTGGACCTGCGCGGTCGGCGGTACCGGGGGGCCGGCGCCGCTCGGGCCGGACACCGCGTTCCGGATCGGCTCGGTCACCAAGACCTTCACCGCCGTACTCGTGCTGCAGTGCCGCGACGACGGGCTGCTCGACCTGGACGACCCGATCGGCCGACACCTCGACCTGCCGGCGCACGGCGAGCTGACCGTACGCCGGTTGCTGTCGCACACCGCCGGCCTGCAGCGGGAGCCGTACGGCGACGTCTGGGACACCCTGCGTACCCCGGAGTTGGACCGGCTCGTCGCGGAGCTGGCCCGGGCCGAGCGGGTACTGCCGGCGGCCCGGCGCTACCACTACTCCAACCTTGGGATGGCGCTGCTCGGCCAGGCGGTGGCCCGGCTGCGCGGCGGAAGCTGGGCGGAGGTGCTCGCCGAGAAGATCCTGGACCCGCTCGGGCTCACCGCCACCAGCACGACACCCGGTCCGGCGGCGGCGACCGGCTACCTGGTCGACGCCTACTCCGACCACGCCCGACCGGAACCGAACCTCGACCTCGCCGCCGTGGCGCCGGCCGCGCAGCTGTGGAGCACCGCGCCGGAGATGGCCCGTTGGGCGGCGTTCCTCGCCGACCCGGCGACGGTCGACCCGGCCGGCGCGGTGCTGGCGCCGGCCACCCTCGACGAGATGCGCTGGCCACTGACCGTCACCGACGAGACGGTCTGGGCGGCCGGCTTCGGGCTCGGCCTGCTCCTGCTGCCGCAACGCGGCGCCGACCACGCCGCCGGGCCGGGCGCGGCCGACCGGGTGCTGCACGTCGGCCACGACGGCGCCATGCCGGGCTTCCTGGCCGGCGTCTACGGCCGGCGGGGCGGCGCCGGTACGCCGGCCGCGATGGGCTGCGCGGTGCTCGGCTCCGCCGGCACGGCCGGCGCGTTGCTGGACCTGGTGCACGACCTGCTCGCCACCGCCGCCGCCGAGGATCCGGCCGAGATCGCAGTCTGGCGACCCGGCCCGCCGGCCCCCGACCGCTACCGGGGGATGCTCGGCCGCTGGTGGGGCGAGGGTTTCGAGTACGTCTTCTCCTGGCACGACGGCGCGCTGCAGGCCAGGGGTGCCGACGATCCACCGGGCAAGCCGCCGGCGGTCTTCGAACCGCTGCCCGGCGACCCGGACACCCTGCGCACGGTGGCCGGCCGGGAGACGGGCGAGCTGCTGCGGCTGACCCGCGACGGCACCGGGACGGTGGTCCGGATGCACTGGGCGACCTACCGGTTCACCCGCCGGCAGGAGACCTTCGACGGGTTCGACTTCCGGGCCGCCGACGGACCGGACACTCCGGCCCGGCGGTGA